A section of the Deltaproteobacteria bacterium PRO3 genome encodes:
- the atpH gene encoding ATP synthase F1 subunit delta produces the protein MRQGSIAKRYATALLQVAQEQGKIDEFQAQLEALSRAFGENPALQSAMASPVVPPSKKKAIFNALVPKLGIHPTVGNLVHVLIDNERIPELPLLVLLFRDLADEQKGRVRVQVTSAGPLGAVEGKLKAILEKSLKQEVLLEAKVDPKILGGLVVRVQDRVFDASLQGELERLKETLTAEAVA, from the coding sequence ATGAGGCAGGGATCCATCGCCAAACGCTATGCCACGGCCTTGCTTCAGGTCGCCCAAGAGCAGGGGAAGATCGACGAGTTCCAGGCCCAGCTCGAGGCCTTATCCCGCGCCTTCGGGGAGAATCCCGCCCTGCAGTCCGCGATGGCCTCGCCGGTGGTGCCGCCTTCCAAGAAGAAGGCCATCTTCAACGCCCTGGTGCCCAAGCTGGGCATCCATCCCACGGTGGGAAATCTCGTTCACGTCCTGATCGACAACGAGCGCATCCCGGAGCTGCCGCTCCTCGTCCTCCTGTTCCGCGACCTGGCCGACGAGCAAAAGGGCCGGGTCCGCGTCCAGGTCACCAGCGCCGGCCCCCTGGGGGCGGTGGAAGGCAAGCTCAAGGCCATCCTCGAAAAATCCCTCAAGCAAGAGGTCCTACTCGAGGCCAAGGTCGACCCCAAGATCCTGGGCGGCCTGGTGGTGCGGGTGCAGGACCGCGTCTTCGACGCCTCGCTGCAGGGCGAGCTGGAGCGCCTGAAGGAGACCCTGACCGCGGAGGCGGTGGCTTAG
- a CDS encoding ATP synthase F0 subunit B: MRRLLASLYAISLALASGPLWAASEGGHDGPSMALVYWSINFLILAGILLYFLRKPAKDFFASRATLIRTNIQQARDLKANAEKKYAEYEARLKSIEKEMNDLVVSLQKDGELERRRIVETATQQVATLKGNSERMLQQELRKAKEELKREAVNLATELAGELIRKNMTPEDQGRLVEQYLQKMEKLA, from the coding sequence ATGCGACGCCTCCTTGCCAGCCTGTACGCAATATCCCTCGCCCTGGCCTCCGGCCCCCTTTGGGCCGCCTCCGAGGGCGGTCATGACGGGCCCTCCATGGCCCTGGTCTATTGGAGCATTAATTTTCTCATTTTGGCCGGCATTCTCCTTTATTTCCTGCGCAAGCCGGCCAAGGACTTCTTCGCCAGCCGAGCCACCCTGATCCGCACCAATATCCAACAGGCCCGCGACCTGAAGGCCAACGCCGAAAAGAAGTACGCCGAATACGAGGCCCGACTCAAATCCATCGAGAAGGAGATGAACGACTTGGTCGTCTCCTTGCAAAAAGACGGGGAGCTCGAGCGGCGCCGCATCGTCGAGACTGCCACCCAGCAGGTCGCCACCCTGAAGGGCAACAGCGAGCGGATGCTCCAGCAGGAGCTGCGCAAGGCCAAGGAAGAGCTGAAACGCGAGGCCGTCAACCTGGCCACCGAGCTGGCCGGCGAGCTGATCCGCAAGAATATGACCCCCGAAGACCAGGGCCGCTTGGTCGAGCAATACCTTCAAAAGATGGAGAAATTGGCATGA
- a CDS encoding ATP synthase F0 subunit B — translation MVELLPNETIFFQIGIFLFTYIVLNFLVFRPILRLLDRRKALTLGAEHEAQVLNEKTQAMVETHQQKIQEARLKGVALRDKAKKEGEGEAGALAAKAHQELEAALEKARAEISQQSKEAQLKLRSLSRDLSREMAEKLLGRKVAS, via the coding sequence ATGGTTGAACTTTTGCCCAACGAGACGATTTTCTTCCAGATCGGGATCTTCCTGTTCACCTACATCGTCTTGAATTTTTTGGTCTTTCGCCCCATCCTTCGCCTCCTCGACCGGCGCAAGGCCCTGACCCTCGGGGCCGAGCACGAGGCCCAGGTCCTCAACGAGAAGACCCAGGCGATGGTGGAGACCCATCAACAGAAGATTCAGGAGGCCCGCCTGAAGGGCGTGGCCCTCCGCGACAAGGCCAAGAAAGAGGGCGAAGGCGAGGCCGGCGCCTTGGCGGCGAAGGCCCATCAAGAGCTCGAGGCCGCCCTCGAGAAGGCCCGCGCCGAGATCTCCCAACAATCTAAAGAGGCCCAGCTCAAGCTACGCAGTCTCTCCCGCGACCTCTCGCGCGAGATGGCCGAGAAGCTCCTGGGACGAAAGGTGGCCTCCTGA